A genomic stretch from Vulpes lagopus strain Blue_001 chromosome 11, ASM1834538v1, whole genome shotgun sequence includes:
- the ERMN gene encoding ermin, translated as MTDVPGTLSQAECNGDTPPENGQQPITKTNEGTSDVAGTPPYYRVEPRLEDLPTEGNQEKSEKLQGNTLVNWSTDEKILKEKPEENLFIVHKAITDLSLQETSVDEMTFREGHQWEKIPLSISNQEISRKKERIAEQPLEEKEEEDGKNKADQATEIEWLGFRKPSQVEVFHSKHDEEQEVWDEETNNDDDDDCNDDEDEVRVIEFKKKNEEGSQLKEEGDANEDSPLSSPNSQPVTPEEQPTFGKKGDISRNAYSRYNTISYRKIRKGNTKQRIDEFESMMHL; from the exons ATGACAGATGTTCCAGGGACACTCAGCCAGGCTGAGTGCAATGGGGATACACCACCTGAGAATGGTCAACAACCCATCACTAAAACAAATGAGGGAACCAGTGATGTGGCTGGTACCCCACCATACTACAGGGTAGAGCCCCGTCTTGAAGACCTACCCACAGAGGGAAATCAGGAGAAAAGTGAGAAATTACAAGGGAACACGCTAGTCAACTGGTCCACCGATGAGAAGATtctaaaag AAAAACCAGAAGAGAATCTCTTTATTGTTCATAAGGCTATCACCGATCTTTCTCtccaagaaacaagtgttgatgaaaTGACATTCAGAGAAG GCCACCAATGGGAGAAGATTCCTCTGAGTATCAGTAACCaggaaataagtagaaaaaaagaaaggattgcTGAACAACCtctagaagagaaagaagaggaggatggGAAGAACAAAGCTGACCAGGCAACTGAAATCGAATGGTTGGGATTTCGGAAACCTAGCCAGGTTGAGGTGTTCCATTCCAAACATGACGAGGAGCAAGAGGTTTGGGATGAAGAAactaataatgatgatgatgacgattgcaatgatgatgaagatgaagtTCGAGtgatagaatttaagaaaaaaaatgaagagggttCTCAATTAAAAGAGGAAGGTGATGCAAATgaggactccccactgagcagcccCAATTCCCAACCTGTGACACCTGAGGAGCAGCCAACCTTTGGGAAGAAGGGTGATATCTCTAGAAATGCTTATTCAAGATACAATACGATATCCTATCGGAAAATCAGGAAGGGGAACACGAAGCAAAGAATTGATGAATTCGAGTCTATGATGCACTTATAA